The genomic window ACACCCTCTCCAGCCACGGCCCACCAAACTGATCCGCCCCACGCGGTCCGCGCACTGCTGCTCGACCTGGATGACACACTGATAGACGACCGCAAGGCCATGGCGGCTGCGGTCTTGCTATTGCGTGCACAACTGGGGTTAGCGCCCAGCGAAGACAACGACGGCGTCGCGGCCCGTTGGGATTCGATAGGCAGGGCTTTATGGGGCCGGTGTGCGGCGGGCGAGATCAGCTTTGCGGAGCAGCGCCGCGTGCGCCTGCGCGAGACCTTTGGCATCGCGCTGGCCGACCGCGAGGCAGACGCCCTGTTTGACGAATACCTGCGCTTCTACGCGCTGCACTGGGAACTGTTCCCCGGTGCCACAGAATTCCTTGCTGCCACCGCACACCTGCCGCGAGTGCTCGTGACCAACGGCCACCGTGCCCAGGTAAACAAAAAACTGCAGACGCTGGGGCTGGCAGGCCATTTCCAGTTTGTGGTTACGCCGGACGACTGTGGAGCCAAGAAGCCTGACCCGCGCATCTTTTTGCGTGCGCTAGAGCTTCTGGGTGTGGCACCGCAACACGCCATGATGCTGGGCGACAACGCCGTGTCGGACATTGCGCCCGCAGCTGCACTGGGTATGCAAGTGTTCCATGTAGACCACCGTGTGCAAGGCCAGTCTATTGCGGATGGCATTCGCCACGCCGTGGCAAGTCACTACTAACTTAATTGCTAGCGGGCCAGTCTCCTCCATCCAACCCTTAGCCAAGCGAAAGGTTGGCGGCCAGATAATGGTCGCCATGCATCTACTACTTATTGAAGACGACCTGGATTTGGGGCGCGCACTGCAGCAGGCGCTCAAGGCCGAAGGCTTGAGCAGTGAATGGTTTCGCCGCTCGGGCGACGCCCTGCAGGCCTTTGCAAGCGGCACTTTTGACTGCGTGCTGCTCGATCTGACACTGCCAGATGGCGATGGCATGGAGCTATTGGCGCGCTGGCGGCGTAGTGGCATGACCCTGCCGGTCGTGGTGATCACCGCACGTGCTGAGCTTGACGACCGCCTCGCAGGGCTGGACGGTGGGGCGGACGACTTTGTCGTGAAGCCTTTTGCAACCGCAGAGCTGGTGTCGCGTATACGGGCGGTGTGCCGCCGTTCGGTGCAGCAGGCCAGTGAACAGTGGACGTTTGGTGACCTGGATATTGAGCCAGGGCGGCACCGGGTCACGCTCAAGGGCCAGGTAGTGGATCTATCTCCCCGAGAGTTTCAGCTGATGCTGGAGCTGGCGCGGCAGGCTGGAAAAGTGGTGTCCAAGAGCGTACTCTCCCGGCGCCTGGAGCCCTTGGGTGACCCCCTGGAATTCAGCGCGATTGAGGTGCACTTGTCCAATTTGCGGCGCAAGATTGGCGCCCACCATGTGCGCACGGTGCGCGGCGTGGGCTACATGTTGCAAGCATGAACGTAAAGCAATTTTTCCGCCCAACGCTGGTGCGGCGTGTGATGGTTGCGCTGATGATTGCGTTTGCGCTGATGTGGCTGTTCTTGTTGGTGGTGCAGTTTCTTTCAGCCAGCAGACCTGATCGGCAAGACCGCGAATTGCGTGGCTTTAGTGACGATCTGATCACGACACTGGAAGCGTTTGACGACCAAGCCGAGGCAACGGTTGTGGCTGCTGCGTCCGAGGCGCAGGTGAACCAGATGCACAGCCGCGCCAAAACCCCGCGGTTGGTATTGGTACAACTGCATGATCTCAACGGCAACTTGCTGTACGCGCCGCAAGCGGCGCACAAAGCGGTGCTGACTGGGGAACTGGGTGGCATCACCCAGGCCGAATTTGCGGGGCAGACGCTACGGGTCTACCACACCCAAGGCAAACGCTGGCGCGTGTTGGTAGCGAGCACACAATTGCCCAGACTCTGGATACTGGGCCGGTTGGCGGCAGAGTTGTCGTTTTACATGCTCATCGCCTTTCCCTTTGTACTGGTGCCACTTTTAGCGGTGTCGCAGGGCCTTCGGCCACTGCGCGAGATTTCTGAAGAAATTGATGCCCGCAGCGCAGACGATTTGTCGCCCACCGGCCTGACGCCGCGATACCTCGAGCTCAAGCCGTTAATCCGGTCGCTGGATTCATTGCTCAGCCAGTTGCGCAGCAAGGTCAAACGCGAGAGCGCCTTTGTGCATGAAGCGGCCCATGAGTTGCGCACCCCCATGGCCGTGGTCTCGGCCCAAGCCCATGCATTGGTGCACGCGCCGACCCCGGTCGAGCGACGCGAGGCAGAAGCACGTTTGGACCATGCCATTGCACGGGCATCCCACCTGGTGGAGCAGTTGCTGCAATTGGCCAAGGTAGACAGTGATTGGTCACAACCGGCGCAATCGGTAGACCTCACCCAGGAACTACAGCAAGCGCTGGCCATGCTGGCACCGGCTGCCATGGAGAAGAATTTGGAGCTCAGCCTGGACGCTCCCGACTCGGTGGTGCATGTGCTGGAACTCAACGCTTTTCGGTCCATTCTGCATAACCTGGTGGGCAATGCCATTTTGTATGTGCCGGCGGGTGGGCAGGTAGAGGTCACACTGGCAGTGGACAGCAACCGATTGGTCATGGCCGTAGCGGACGATGGGCCCGGCATCCCGGAAGAACATTGGCCATTGGTGTTTGAACGGTTCTTCCGAGGCACAGGGCACGACCAACCCGGCTCGGGCTTGGGGCTTGCCATTGTGAAACAGGCCAGCGCCAAGCTGGGCGGCTTGGCATGGGTCGAACGGGGCCTGAAGGGACGGGGTTGCAAATTTGTGGTGTCACTGCCGCGCAGTGCGGTGCGCTGATCTTTAGCCGACCTAAAGGTTGGCAACGCAACAATACGCCTGACACCGGCCCTGCGCATGGCATGGGCCCAGGATTTACTTCACCATCGGGTTCGAAAGCGCCCGCAGAGAACACAACAATGCATTGGATTACCTGGACTCAGTATGGCTTGCGGCTGATGGCATTCGCCATGATTTTCACAGGCGTTCATGCGGCGGACTTTGAGAAGCCCCCTTCTGCCAACCATGGATTTGTGTTCGTCACTTTGCCTGGCAGTGAACCCATCGATGCGCTGGTGTTGCGCTCAGTGGCCGACATGACGGACTATCGGCTCGCCAAGATTCCCAACCGCGAGGGCAAAACATTTGGACTGTGGTTGCCTGCGGGCGAGTACAAGATACAGAAGTGGCGCGACTCCTATTTAAAAGAGTACCCCAACCTTTCAGTGGCCCCAGGTCAACTGACCGACATGGGCAGCCTGGTACCGGTGCCGGTGGGTGATGGCCAGTTGGTGCTGCTGCCCCTGCGCAACGACGAAACACGGTCCAAAGCGCAGGCCACTGTGGCAGAACTTCAAGAAGCCCTGCCGTCAAAAGACATGCGCCCATGGGTTGTGGACCGCGTGCCCCCAGCCATTGCCGATTTCGTCGACGCCGACCCTGCCAATCGCTTTGGCCTGATTGGCGCGCTGCTCATGTACTACGAAGGCCGTGCCAATGCATCGCCCATCAGCAAGCAACTGCGTGCTACTACGGGTGTTGATGCGTTTCTGGCCTTGGCCAAAACTGCTACGCCACCGCTCACCCAAAAGCTGGTCGTCGATGCAAAAAGGCGCAGCTACTTTGGCGCCGCCTTGTGGCAGATCAGGGTGCGCGATACAGGCGGCGTTTGGGGCGCTCTGGACACCGGCTCCTTGCACAACGTGACAGCCGTGGCAGCATGGGAAGACACACTGCTGGCCGGTTTCGAAAACGGCGTGGTTCGCATGAGTACGGACGGCGGTTTGAGCTGGAAGCTGGTTGCAACTTTGGACCGCGGTGTTGCTATCACGGACATCTCGCGCATCGGCGACCAGTGGCTGGTGACTGCGGCCCGGGGTGTGGTGGTGCGCAACTTGTTTCGCAGTGTTGACCAGTTGAGCATTTACGTGGCCCGTGCTGCAGACTTGTCAGACATCGCCAAACAGCGCGAGTTGGCGGTTGAGGTCGAGCCCCTGTTGCGTCCGAGCGCCGTGGCCTACAAGAACTTCTATTTCGTCAACGCCTATCCCAAGCTGTGGCGACTGGACACTTCGACCATGCAGTGGAGTGCGGTGGGCCCCGACACCGATGTGCATGGCTTTCAAGTCACCCCCGGCAACGGCACTTTGGCCGCGTACCGCATCAAGGGCGGTTTCTCCAAGCTTTTTGTTTCAACGGATCTCGGGCAGAGCTGGACCAAATACGACAACCCGCCCTACGTCATCATGGACATTCGATTCACCAACGCCCAGGATGGACAGGCCGTCCGCTGGAATGCGGGCGCTTTCTCAGGGGTGATCGAGCTTCTGCAGTATGACCGGGCCAAAGACGCCTGGAGCAAATTTACCGACGCGCCTGCGGGCTGCAAAACCATGCTGCCCGATGTGTCGAACATCGCAAAGCTCTGCGTGACCCGTGGCGGCAATATTTTGAACTTTGCCGACGGCAAGTGGCTAGCCGAATTTGCGGTGGATTGATCCACGCAACACACAACAAAATAGGAAATTGACGTGATTATTTGGGGAAAGAAAATTGTCAGGAGTCACCTTGGCTATGCCGCGGACTTCTGTCCCGTTTGTGCATGCGCAAGGCCATTTGCGCTGAACCGCGTGGGGTCGGCGGGGCATCTCTATTTCATAGCTGTGGGCGATGGTGACCTGGTGGGTTATGAGCGTGCTTGCATGGTGTGTACGGTTGTGCTCAAAGCAAACCCCACCCAGTATGCTGAAGTGGCGACCCGCCCCAGCGCGATTCTGGACCTGGTGAAACAAACCTTTCCGAATTTGATACAGGTGTACCAAGAGCGTTTGACCCTGGAGCGTGCTATCCGGCTTGATCCCACGATGGTGAGCGACGCCAACAGACAAACGCTCCTCATGGAGCCTTTTCTTCTGCTATCGGTCAAAGTGTCAGAGCGCTTCGAGAATTCGGCGTTCAGCGCCAACACGGGCTTCCTGAAGAATGAAGTGCTGCCGATACTGGCTCGCGCCCTGCGCCGCTTGCGCCCCACAGAAGCGGAGTTGAAAACTGCGTTGACGCGTATGGTGCAAATGAAGGAACCCATAGGTTCCAAGATCAAACTGGCGGATCTGATGGCCGCACTTCAACAGCCGGCCTCGAACGATGCGGCGTTGGCACCTGCAAAAGCAGGAGGGCAAGCGCCGGTGCAGGTTGGGCACGCGGCCAAGCACCGCACTAATGCGGGAAAGCTGATGCGATGGTTGTCGTATTTCATCGCAGTGGGCGTGCTGGGTCTGGGCCTGTTGACACTTGTGCCCAGCGAAACCAAACAGGCACCTTCCGCGCTGTGGGTTATCTTGGCATTGGCAGGAATGGTCGGCTTTGCCGTCTACCGCGCGAGTGCAGCAGTCATGCAGGGATTGACCTGGGGGCGCACCGTGGGCAGCGCCTTTGGTGTGTTGCTGCTCTTTGGATTCCCGTTCGGCACAGCCTTGGGCGCGTACCTTCTGTGGTGCTTGGGGCTGAAGTGGACCAGCGCTGATTTGGCTTAAAGTTGTCAACCCAATAGCTATAGTATTTATAGCAATACAAGCATAATTCACGGGGGCTAGAGCCTCATTTGACTCAAACCTCTTTAGCAAATCACTCCACCCGCGTTACCGCGTTGGGCTTGAAGCCCAGGTCTGCCGCCTTGCCCTTGCGCCCACGTGCGGCGCGGGCGTTGTTGAGGCTGCGGATTTCCAGCGTCTCGTCGCGCTCTTTGCCACCGCGGCCAATGCCGTCGATGCGGATGCTGCGGGTATAGGCTGCCGCGCCGGCCAGGGTGTCTTTGGCTTCCAGATCAATCAGCATAAGACCACGGCCACCATTGGCCATGGACTTGAGTTCGCTGATCTCAAAGGTCAGGATGCGGCCACCGGTGGATGCACAGGCCACATGGGTGGCAACGGGCACCATGGCGGCTGGCGTGCCCGCCACCGTGACCTTGCCCTGTGCGCCCGATACCAGGGAGGGGCAGCACAGCGTCTCGCCATCGTTGACGGACACAAAGGCCTTGCCCGCCTTCTGGCGCGAAACCATGTTCTCCACTGTGGCCATAAAGCCGTAACCGGCTGTGCTGCTGAGCAGCAGCGTGGCGGCGGCCGGACCGGCAAAGTAGTACAGCAGTTGCGTGCCGCTTTCCAGCTCAATCAGCGTGGTGACGGGCTGGCCATCGCCCCGGCCACCCGGCAGCAGCGACACAGCCACCGAGTAGACGCGGCCGTTGGAGCCAAACACCAGCAGCGTATCGACACTGCGGCACTCAAAGGTGCCGTACAGGCCGTCGCCGGCCTTGAAGGCGAACGAGGTGGCCTCGTGGCCATGGCCGGTGCGGGTGCGCACCCAGCCTTTTGCGCTGACGACCACGGTGACGGGTTCGTCCACCACTTTGATTTCCAGCACAGCTTTTTTCTCGGCCTGGATCAGTGTGCGGCGCTCGTCGGCAAAGGTCTTGGCATCGGCCTCGATCTCTTTGACCATCAAGCGGCGCAGCGCTGCAGGGTTGCCCAGAATCTCTTCGAGCTTGCCCTGCTCGGTGCGCAGCTCCAGCAGCTCTTGTTCGATCTTGATGGCTTCCAGCCGGGCCAGTTGGCGCAGACGGATCTCCAAAATGTCTTCGGCCTGGCGGTCGCTCAGGTTGAAACGTGCGATCAATGCCGCCTTGGGCTCCTCGGCCTGGCGGATGATGGCAATGACCTCGTCGATATTCAGCAGGACGAGTTGGCGGCCTTCCAGAATGTGGATGCGGTCCAGCACCTTGGACAGGCGGTGTTGCGAGCGGCGCTCAATCGTTGTCTGGCGGAATGCAATCCACTCCAGCAGCATCTGGCGGAAGGATTTTTGGGTGGGCCGGCCATCCAGACCAATCATGGTCAGGTTGATGGGGGCAGATGTCTCCAGGCTGGTGTGGGCCAGCAAGGCGGTAATCAGCTCCTGCTGGGAGATACGCGAGGTCTTGGGCTCGAACACCAGACGCACGGTGGCGTCTTTGTTGGATTCGTCGCGCA from Rhodoferax sp. AJA081-3 includes these protein-coding regions:
- a CDS encoding HAD family hydrolase — protein: MPTPSPATAHQTDPPHAVRALLLDLDDTLIDDRKAMAAAVLLLRAQLGLAPSEDNDGVAARWDSIGRALWGRCAAGEISFAEQRRVRLRETFGIALADREADALFDEYLRFYALHWELFPGATEFLAATAHLPRVLVTNGHRAQVNKKLQTLGLAGHFQFVVTPDDCGAKKPDPRIFLRALELLGVAPQHAMMLGDNAVSDIAPAAALGMQVFHVDHRVQGQSIADGIRHAVASHY
- a CDS encoding response regulator produces the protein MHLLLIEDDLDLGRALQQALKAEGLSSEWFRRSGDALQAFASGTFDCVLLDLTLPDGDGMELLARWRRSGMTLPVVVITARAELDDRLAGLDGGADDFVVKPFATAELVSRIRAVCRRSVQQASEQWTFGDLDIEPGRHRVTLKGQVVDLSPREFQLMLELARQAGKVVSKSVLSRRLEPLGDPLEFSAIEVHLSNLRRKIGAHHVRTVRGVGYMLQA
- a CDS encoding HAMP domain-containing sensor histidine kinase, translated to MNVKQFFRPTLVRRVMVALMIAFALMWLFLLVVQFLSASRPDRQDRELRGFSDDLITTLEAFDDQAEATVVAAASEAQVNQMHSRAKTPRLVLVQLHDLNGNLLYAPQAAHKAVLTGELGGITQAEFAGQTLRVYHTQGKRWRVLVASTQLPRLWILGRLAAELSFYMLIAFPFVLVPLLAVSQGLRPLREISEEIDARSADDLSPTGLTPRYLELKPLIRSLDSLLSQLRSKVKRESAFVHEAAHELRTPMAVVSAQAHALVHAPTPVERREAEARLDHAIARASHLVEQLLQLAKVDSDWSQPAQSVDLTQELQQALAMLAPAAMEKNLELSLDAPDSVVHVLELNAFRSILHNLVGNAILYVPAGGQVEVTLAVDSNRLVMAVADDGPGIPEEHWPLVFERFFRGTGHDQPGSGLGLAIVKQASAKLGGLAWVERGLKGRGCKFVVSLPRSAVR
- the parC gene encoding DNA topoisomerase IV subunit A codes for the protein MTDQATLDLTAEPPRDGGDDELNLATYAQRAYLEYALSVVKGRALPDVCDGQKPVQRRILYSMSRMGLGFGGANGNTGARPVKSARVVGDVLGRFHPHGDQAAYDALVRMAQDFSQRYPLIDGQGNFGSRDGDGAAAMRYTEARLAKITSLLLDEIDMGTVDFQPNYDGSTEEPRQLPARLPFSLLNGASGIAVGLATEIPSHNLREIADACVALIKTPALADDALAALVPGPDYPGGGQIISSASDIADAYRTGRGSLKVRARWKIEDLARGQWQLVVTELPPGVSSQRVLEEIEELTNPKVKAGKKALSQDQTQLKASVLSVLDVVRDESNKDATVRLVFEPKTSRISQQELITALLAHTSLETSAPINLTMIGLDGRPTQKSFRQMLLEWIAFRQTTIERRSQHRLSKVLDRIHILEGRQLVLLNIDEVIAIIRQAEEPKAALIARFNLSDRQAEDILEIRLRQLARLEAIKIEQELLELRTEQGKLEEILGNPAALRRLMVKEIEADAKTFADERRTLIQAEKKAVLEIKVVDEPVTVVVSAKGWVRTRTGHGHEATSFAFKAGDGLYGTFECRSVDTLLVFGSNGRVYSVAVSLLPGGRGDGQPVTTLIELESGTQLLYYFAGPAAATLLLSSTAGYGFMATVENMVSRQKAGKAFVSVNDGETLCCPSLVSGAQGKVTVAGTPAAMVPVATHVACASTGGRILTFEISELKSMANGGRGLMLIDLEAKDTLAGAAAYTRSIRIDGIGRGGKERDETLEIRSLNNARAARGRKGKAADLGFKPNAVTRVE